A section of the Roseivirga sp. BDSF3-8 genome encodes:
- a CDS encoding vanadium-dependent haloperoxidase, translated as MKKFTIIFSLLLLWGCNAVKKETQEVKVPAVALHDAMQAVTDVIVHDIFSPPVASRIYAYSSVGAYEVLASQDSAFIPLSGQLHGLAPIPQPENPVHAEVAAVDAFLRIGEALIFSEDRIISYRQQWYDSLKNQGMSEELLDNTLAYSQQVKDHIMEWASHDMYKQTRTYQKHHIGTKDGEWQPTPPAYMEAIEPHWNKIRTFVLDSASQFRPAPPTQFSIEEGSAFYKEVMQVYETGKGLTEEQKEIASFWDCNPYVMNVRGHVMFATKKITPGGHWMGITKIACMGKDASLIRSAEAYALTAVTLADAFISCWDEKYRSNLIRPETVINRHVDEEWMPLLQTPPFPEYPSGHSVISTAAAEMLTSLFGDAYEFADSTEASYGLPVREFDSFRHASQEAAMSRLYGGIHYMPAIENGVTEGRGVGRFMIENINTRKPVVASNQE; from the coding sequence ATGAAAAAGTTTACGATCATCTTTTCTCTTCTGTTACTATGGGGCTGCAATGCGGTCAAAAAAGAGACGCAGGAGGTGAAAGTACCAGCTGTGGCGCTTCATGATGCCATGCAGGCCGTAACAGATGTGATTGTACATGATATTTTTTCACCACCGGTAGCCAGCCGGATCTATGCCTACTCATCCGTAGGAGCTTACGAAGTGCTTGCCAGTCAGGACTCAGCATTTATCCCTCTTTCCGGTCAGTTACATGGCCTGGCTCCCATTCCCCAACCGGAAAATCCCGTGCACGCCGAAGTGGCGGCCGTGGATGCCTTTTTGAGAATAGGCGAGGCACTTATCTTTTCTGAAGACCGCATTATCTCATACCGTCAGCAGTGGTATGACAGCCTGAAGAACCAGGGCATGAGCGAAGAGCTCCTTGATAATACCCTTGCCTATAGCCAGCAGGTAAAAGACCACATTATGGAGTGGGCTTCGCATGACATGTACAAGCAAACCCGCACTTACCAGAAACACCACATAGGCACCAAAGATGGAGAGTGGCAGCCTACCCCCCCGGCCTATATGGAAGCTATTGAGCCCCACTGGAATAAAATCCGCACCTTTGTACTCGACTCCGCCAGTCAGTTCCGGCCCGCTCCCCCCACTCAGTTCAGTATTGAAGAAGGGTCAGCCTTTTACAAGGAAGTCATGCAAGTGTATGAAACAGGTAAGGGCCTTACCGAAGAGCAGAAAGAAATAGCAAGCTTCTGGGATTGTAATCCTTACGTGATGAATGTGAGAGGTCACGTGATGTTTGCTACCAAGAAGATAACACCAGGTGGACACTGGATGGGCATAACCAAAATAGCCTGTATGGGTAAAGATGCCAGCCTTATCAGAAGTGCTGAAGCCTATGCCCTTACCGCCGTGACCCTGGCCGATGCATTCATTAGTTGCTGGGATGAAAAATACCGCAGTAACCTGATCCGGCCGGAGACTGTGATAAACCGCCACGTGGATGAGGAGTGGATGCCCTTGCTGCAGACTCCGCCCTTTCCCGAATACCCCAGCGGCCATAGTGTCATTAGCACAGCTGCCGCCGAAATGCTCACTTCGCTTTTTGGTGATGCTTATGAATTTGCCGATAGCACCGAAGCATCATACGGGCTGCCCGTGCGCGAATTTGATTCGTTTCGCCATGCCAGCCAGGAGGCCGCCATGAGCAGGCTGTATGGAGGCATACATTACATGCCTGCCATAGAGAACGGAGTAACGGAAGGCAGAGGAGTAGGCCGGTTCATGATAGAGAACATTAATACACGGAAGCCGGTAGTGGCCTCCAATCAAGAATAA
- a CDS encoding tol-pal system YbgF family protein, with the protein MKTNQPSEKDVRVDRYVQNKMTGAERKAFEQEMHADSDMRSEVNLRTALRDGIKKQKNDSLRSRLRDIHQEVISAPRPEEKAIQPAGKSNTRWWLAAAASLAIIMAFTLWMSGALRGGPDDLYAQYYERPAYSGARGSMDAELAEAGNLYNEGRYGEAAYRFEDYLRSHTDNAYVRFMAAVSYLEADKPDNAKAHLQEVVGQDSPLSDRAAWYLALTYLKEENNREARFWLERLAKDAEAIPYSTQAEEILQSLD; encoded by the coding sequence ATGAAGACTAATCAACCATCAGAGAAAGACGTACGAGTCGACCGCTATGTGCAAAATAAAATGACCGGTGCAGAAAGAAAGGCCTTTGAGCAGGAAATGCACGCAGATTCAGACATGCGAAGCGAAGTAAACCTGCGGACGGCATTACGGGACGGCATAAAAAAACAGAAGAACGACTCTCTGCGATCCAGGCTAAGGGACATACATCAGGAGGTGATCAGTGCTCCCCGGCCAGAAGAAAAGGCGATCCAACCGGCAGGAAAAAGCAATACCCGCTGGTGGCTGGCAGCCGCTGCATCTCTGGCTATCATAATGGCCTTTACTTTGTGGATGAGCGGAGCCTTACGTGGCGGACCTGATGACTTGTATGCTCAATACTACGAGAGACCTGCTTACAGCGGAGCACGGGGTAGTATGGATGCTGAGCTGGCAGAAGCAGGCAACCTGTATAATGAGGGCCGCTATGGGGAGGCAGCTTACCGCTTTGAGGATTACTTGCGCAGCCATACAGATAATGCCTATGTGCGTTTTATGGCAGCGGTATCTTACCTGGAGGCTGATAAGCCGGATAATGCGAAGGCTCACCTGCAGGAGGTAGTGGGGCAGGACAGCCCGCTTAGTGACCGGGCCGCATGGTATCTGGCGCTGACTTACCTGAAGGAGGAGAATAACCGCGAGGCACGATTCTGGCTCGAGCGCCTGGCTAAGGATGCCGAGGCAATACCCTATTCTACTCAGGCAGAAGAAATACTACAGTCCCTTGATTAA
- a CDS encoding RNA polymerase sigma factor, translating to MRVNYSREEIMSGLASGDEKSENRFMTYLYNEYYGLIESFVMKNSGTKDDACDVFQDSLIVLYHKANDGGFELSCSVKTYLYSVSRNLWMDKLRQNSNRARLLDDHEFEKVQESDMNVLLENERSEIVASLLKELGDKCRSVLTLFYYHKKSMKEIAGTLEMASEAVARNKKHACLKKFRDMIGENESLKQLLYF from the coding sequence ATGAGAGTAAACTATTCAAGAGAAGAAATAATGAGCGGGCTCGCATCTGGTGACGAGAAGAGCGAGAATCGGTTTATGACCTACCTATACAATGAGTACTATGGGCTTATAGAATCTTTTGTGATGAAAAACAGCGGCACGAAGGATGATGCATGCGACGTATTTCAGGATAGTCTGATCGTGCTATATCACAAGGCAAATGATGGAGGTTTTGAACTCTCCTGCTCAGTAAAGACCTATCTTTATTCAGTCAGCCGTAATTTATGGATGGATAAACTACGTCAGAATTCCAACAGAGCCAGACTGCTTGATGATCATGAGTTTGAAAAGGTGCAGGAGAGTGATATGAATGTGTTACTGGAAAATGAGCGTTCGGAAATCGTGGCTTCCCTGCTTAAAGAGCTGGGAGATAAGTGCAGGTCCGTACTTACGCTGTTTTATTATCATAAAAAAAGCATGAAAGAGATAGCGGGGACGCTTGAAATGGCAAGTGAGGCAGTCGCCAGAAATAAGAAGCATGCCTGCCTGAAGAAATTTCGTGATATGATCGGTGAAAATGAATCGCTTAAGCAGTTGTTATATTTTTAG
- a CDS encoding ROK family protein: protein MSKNNLLFGIDLGGTKIEGVALSATDPSDVVCRMRIDTEAHEGYEHILDRIKLLVSKMENETGHKVTALGIGTPGSIDPHSGLLKNSNTTVLNHKPFKYDLEKKLGFDTLIANDANCFALAEARLGAVPQKVPGAKIVFGVIMGTGVGGGIVINGLVLNGNMGIAGEWGHNHLDDSGGPCYCGKVGCVEKVLSGPSLERYYESESGEKRKLKEIVNRTNNDEAARKTIHRLQHFFGKGISVVINILDPDVIVLGGGVTNIDSLYSEGVKSAEEFVFNTRFDTPIIRPKLGDSAGVFGAALLIAD, encoded by the coding sequence ATGAGTAAAAACAACTTGCTGTTCGGAATAGACCTTGGCGGCACCAAAATAGAAGGCGTAGCCCTAAGCGCCACCGACCCCTCAGATGTTGTATGCCGCATGCGGATAGACACTGAAGCTCATGAGGGTTATGAACATATCCTGGACCGTATAAAATTACTGGTGAGTAAGATGGAGAACGAAACCGGCCATAAAGTGACCGCCCTGGGGATAGGCACCCCCGGCTCCATTGACCCCCACTCCGGTCTGCTGAAGAACAGTAATACCACCGTACTCAATCATAAGCCATTTAAGTATGATCTTGAGAAAAAGCTTGGATTTGACACCCTCATTGCCAACGATGCAAACTGCTTTGCCCTGGCCGAGGCCCGGTTGGGTGCGGTACCCCAAAAGGTTCCCGGTGCAAAAATAGTATTCGGCGTGATTATGGGTACTGGCGTTGGCGGAGGTATTGTAATCAATGGCCTGGTACTGAATGGCAATATGGGCATTGCCGGTGAATGGGGTCATAATCACTTGGACGACAGCGGTGGCCCCTGCTATTGCGGTAAAGTGGGATGCGTGGAAAAGGTATTGTCAGGCCCCTCACTAGAGCGGTATTATGAAAGCGAGTCTGGCGAAAAGCGGAAGCTCAAGGAGATAGTAAACCGCACCAATAATGATGAGGCGGCTCGTAAAACCATACACCGACTGCAACATTTTTTTGGCAAAGGTATTTCCGTAGTGATTAACATCCTCGATCCGGACGTGATCGTATTAGGTGGGGGCGTCACCAATATTGATTCGCTCTATTCCGAAGGAGTCAAATCAGCCGAAGAGTTTGTTTTCAACACCCGTTTCGATACGCCCATTATCCGCCCCAAATTAGGCGACAGTGCAGGCGTATTCGGAGCTGCTCTGCTAATCGCAGATTAA
- a CDS encoding glycosyl hydrolase family 18 protein: MSNEVFMNYWIGQEPTGPGKSPQLNQIPSYVDIVPLAFVTIDDQYQLSFDFLTQQNSADTIKGWIKEVKANGTKVLLSINSDKFVSLPDVDTFATQVAQAVTDWGVDGIDIDFEPPSANNQLVTVTRAIRQKLVANAIMSSPIYFPWEYYPQSFIRDFAASLDYISTMDYTPYPGYDNTIQLVEAYAKQLGSYEKLLIGMSCMQPSNNNATPLDDVKKLSAWEPTSGQKAGAMLYTFSYDIEARPKGGTGYPDGTYTKTIHDNLP; this comes from the coding sequence ATGAGCAATGAGGTATTTATGAACTATTGGATAGGTCAGGAACCCACCGGGCCCGGTAAGTCACCCCAGCTTAACCAGATACCCTCTTATGTGGACATCGTTCCATTGGCCTTTGTCACTATCGATGATCAGTACCAGTTAAGCTTTGACTTTCTAACTCAGCAAAACTCTGCTGATACCATCAAAGGCTGGATCAAAGAAGTAAAAGCGAATGGCACCAAAGTGCTTCTGTCTATCAATTCCGACAAATTCGTCTCTCTCCCGGACGTAGACACCTTCGCCACGCAGGTAGCCCAGGCAGTAACAGACTGGGGTGTGGACGGCATCGATATTGACTTTGAGCCACCCAGCGCTAACAACCAACTGGTGACGGTAACCCGTGCCATCCGGCAAAAACTCGTAGCCAATGCCATCATGTCTTCACCTATTTATTTCCCCTGGGAGTATTATCCCCAAAGCTTCATCAGAGACTTTGCAGCCAGCCTGGACTACATTAGCACCATGGACTACACACCCTATCCGGGGTATGATAACACCATCCAACTAGTAGAAGCCTACGCCAAGCAACTAGGTTCTTATGAAAAACTACTGATCGGTATGAGCTGTATGCAGCCCTCTAACAATAACGCCACGCCCCTCGATGATGTCAAAAAGCTTAGCGCCTGGGAACCTACTTCCGGTCAAAAAGCCGGGGCAATGCTTTACACCTTTTCATACGACATAGAAGCGAGACCCAAAGGAGGCACAGGTTATCCCGACGGCACCTACACTAAAACTATACATGATAATTTACCCTGA
- a CDS encoding alpha-glucosidase, protein MKKTWWKEGVVYQIYPRSFKDANGDGMGDLRGIIQKLDYIKSLGVDIVWLCPVYKSPNDDNGYDISDYRNIMDEFGTMEDFDELLAGFKERNIKLVMDLVANHSSDEHRWFQESRKSKGNPYRDYYYWKPGKPEGGPPNNWQSFFNGPAWEYDEATNEYYLHLFTKKQPDLNWENPKVRQEIYDVIRYWFDKGVDGFRMDVISVISKQLAFPDSPTEDFTTLVERYYANGPRIHEFLREMNENVLRHYDIMTVGEGPGIDLENGPLYVGDGRQELDMIFHFGHMFIDNGPGGKYDPVPYSFLQFKKVFAEWDKRLSEAGGWGSIFLGNHDFSRMVSRFGDDDTYWKESAKMLSTLLFTLRGTVYVYQGDEIGMTNVAFSDISHYQDVETLNAWKAAEAAGKPMDRQLELVHMQSRDNARTPLQWDSSENAGFTTGKPWLGLNPNHTSINVAAQEDDPDSILNYYRKMVRFRKQHKDLVYGDYLDLLPDDEALFAYERKGGKHYLIILNFSASQHKVPLQNFENRELLISNYSSTDNSLSLQPWEAKVFLIN, encoded by the coding sequence ATGAAAAAAACCTGGTGGAAAGAAGGCGTGGTCTATCAGATATACCCACGCAGCTTTAAAGACGCAAACGGAGATGGCATGGGTGATCTCCGTGGAATCATCCAAAAACTGGATTATATAAAATCCCTCGGTGTGGACATTGTCTGGCTCTGTCCTGTCTATAAATCACCTAATGACGATAATGGCTATGACATTAGTGATTATCGGAATATCATGGATGAGTTCGGAACCATGGAGGATTTTGATGAGCTGCTGGCAGGCTTCAAAGAGCGGAACATAAAGTTGGTGATGGACCTGGTGGCTAACCACAGTTCTGATGAGCATCGCTGGTTTCAGGAATCACGTAAAAGCAAAGGCAACCCCTACCGCGATTACTACTACTGGAAGCCTGGCAAGCCGGAAGGCGGACCGCCTAATAACTGGCAAAGCTTCTTTAACGGACCCGCATGGGAATACGATGAAGCCACGAATGAGTATTACCTCCATCTTTTCACGAAAAAACAACCAGACCTTAACTGGGAGAACCCGAAGGTAAGGCAAGAAATCTATGATGTTATACGCTATTGGTTTGATAAAGGTGTTGACGGTTTCCGGATGGACGTGATATCAGTCATCAGTAAGCAACTAGCCTTTCCCGATTCTCCAACAGAGGACTTCACCACGCTGGTAGAAAGATATTATGCAAACGGACCGCGTATTCACGAGTTCTTAAGGGAAATGAATGAAAATGTACTGCGGCACTACGACATCATGACAGTAGGCGAGGGCCCGGGTATAGACCTGGAAAACGGCCCGCTGTACGTAGGCGACGGCAGGCAGGAGCTGGACATGATCTTTCACTTTGGCCACATGTTTATAGATAATGGCCCCGGTGGTAAATATGATCCTGTGCCTTACAGCTTTCTACAGTTCAAAAAAGTATTTGCCGAGTGGGACAAGCGACTTAGTGAAGCCGGTGGCTGGGGCAGTATTTTCCTTGGCAACCATGACTTCAGCCGTATGGTCTCACGCTTCGGAGATGATGACACCTACTGGAAAGAGTCTGCCAAAATGCTCAGTACTCTTCTTTTTACACTAAGAGGCACCGTATACGTGTACCAGGGGGATGAAATAGGCATGACCAACGTCGCATTTTCCGACATTAGTCATTATCAGGATGTGGAAACGCTGAATGCGTGGAAGGCCGCCGAAGCAGCCGGCAAGCCGATGGACAGGCAACTGGAACTGGTGCACATGCAGAGCCGTGACAATGCCCGCACCCCTCTGCAGTGGGACAGCTCAGAAAATGCCGGCTTCACCACAGGAAAGCCATGGCTCGGCCTCAACCCAAATCATACCTCCATCAACGTAGCTGCGCAGGAAGATGACCCTGACTCCATCCTGAACTACTACCGTAAAATGGTACGCTTCCGAAAGCAACACAAGGACCTGGTCTACGGAGATTACTTAGACCTGCTTCCTGATGATGAGGCACTGTTTGCCTATGAAAGAAAAGGTGGCAAACACTACCTCATAATACTGAACTTCTCAGCCAGCCAGCACAAGGTACCCTTGCAGAACTTTGAAAACCGCGAGTTACTTATATCCAATTATTCATCCACAGACAATAGCCTGTCCCTCCAACCCTGGGAAGCTAAAGTATTCCTGATCAACTAA
- a CDS encoding pinensin family lanthipeptide, which translates to MKLDQLAVKSFKTDVNAKEVKGGWYSDWSEWDTNGECPIWV; encoded by the coding sequence ATGAAGCTTGATCAGCTTGCCGTTAAAAGCTTCAAAACCGATGTGAATGCAAAGGAAGTAAAAGGGGGGTGGTATTCGGATTGGTCGGAATGGGATACGAATGGTGAGTGTCCGATCTGGGTATAA
- a CDS encoding sodium:solute symporter, whose protein sequence is MEEIKLETLDIIIIVVYLVGIIIYGISKGKQQSSEDYFLAGRNMIWPVVGISLFAANISSSTLLGLASDGFNRNMAVYNYEWMAAVVLVFFAIFFLPFYLKSKVYTMPEFLERRYDSRSRYYFSFITLVGNVVIDTAAGLYAGNLILKLIFPEADSLVIILILAFAAAAYTIPGGLSSVVHTEVIQAMLLFFGSIVLTVLCFQEVGGWNGLMTGLDSLNASGAIDKTPDEVFSLVQPLDSDYMPWTGLLFGVPLLGFYFWANNQFMVQRVLSARDLNHGRWGALFAGLLKLPVLYTMVFPGIVAIVIFADLDITGINYMIADENGNVSPCSNLKDCPNLTYPVLLYTLIPTGLLGLLIASLLAAMSSSISATLNSASTLITMDFVNTLKPGLTSKQLVRIGQIATVVLVLLAALWAPQIEKFRSLFEYLQIVLGLIAPPVVAVFLLGLFWKRANGNGAFAALMAGFLMSVVVIYSEATGAIPALNEIHFLHKAPLLMLVCMIVHIIFSLGSAPPAEAKTEGLVWNKAMFKAETAELRGLPWYKNFRILSVLLLIATAIIVIWYW, encoded by the coding sequence ATGGAGGAAATTAAACTCGAAACCCTGGATATCATCATCATAGTGGTGTATCTGGTGGGTATCATCATCTACGGGATATCCAAGGGCAAACAACAGTCATCGGAAGATTACTTCCTCGCAGGACGAAACATGATCTGGCCGGTAGTAGGTATCTCTCTGTTTGCCGCCAACATAAGCAGCAGTACCTTATTAGGCCTTGCCTCTGATGGCTTTAACCGTAACATGGCCGTTTATAATTACGAATGGATGGCTGCGGTAGTACTCGTTTTCTTCGCTATTTTCTTCCTTCCTTTTTACCTCAAATCCAAAGTATATACCATGCCCGAGTTTCTGGAAAGGCGCTATGACAGCCGCTCCAGGTACTACTTTTCATTCATCACCCTGGTGGGCAACGTGGTGATCGATACCGCCGCCGGTCTCTATGCCGGTAACCTGATCCTGAAACTGATCTTTCCGGAAGCCGATTCCCTTGTCATCATATTGATACTCGCCTTTGCCGCAGCCGCCTATACCATACCCGGCGGACTTAGCTCCGTGGTACATACCGAGGTGATACAGGCCATGCTACTCTTCTTTGGCTCCATTGTACTAACCGTCCTCTGCTTTCAGGAAGTAGGTGGCTGGAATGGCCTGATGACGGGGCTGGATAGCCTGAACGCCAGCGGGGCTATAGACAAAACTCCTGATGAAGTATTTAGCCTGGTGCAACCGCTGGACAGTGACTACATGCCCTGGACCGGACTGCTCTTTGGCGTGCCCCTGCTCGGCTTCTACTTCTGGGCCAATAACCAGTTCATGGTACAGCGCGTGCTAAGTGCCCGGGATCTCAACCATGGACGCTGGGGTGCCCTTTTTGCAGGATTACTCAAGCTTCCTGTACTATACACAATGGTTTTTCCCGGCATTGTCGCCATTGTCATATTTGCTGACCTTGACATTACCGGCATCAACTACATGATAGCTGATGAAAACGGCAATGTATCACCCTGCAGTAACCTGAAGGACTGCCCCAACCTCACCTATCCGGTGCTGTTATATACACTGATCCCAACAGGTCTGCTCGGTCTTTTGATCGCCTCACTACTCGCTGCTATGTCATCGAGTATTTCGGCCACACTCAACTCAGCGTCTACCCTTATCACTATGGACTTTGTAAATACCCTGAAGCCAGGCCTCACCAGCAAACAACTGGTACGTATCGGGCAGATTGCTACCGTAGTATTAGTGCTGCTCGCCGCCCTCTGGGCACCGCAGATCGAGAAGTTCCGCTCCCTCTTTGAGTACCTGCAGATCGTGCTAGGCCTCATAGCCCCGCCGGTAGTAGCGGTATTCCTGCTCGGTCTTTTTTGGAAAAGAGCAAACGGTAACGGTGCATTCGCCGCCCTTATGGCCGGCTTCCTTATGTCGGTAGTGGTGATCTACTCTGAAGCCACTGGCGCCATCCCTGCCCTTAATGAGATACACTTCCTGCACAAAGCCCCTCTGCTTATGCTGGTATGCATGATCGTGCATATCATATTCAGCCTCGGCTCAGCCCCTCCCGCCGAGGCTAAGACTGAAGGCCTGGTATGGAATAAAGCCATGTTTAAGGCAGAAACAGCAGAGCTACGCGGGCTGCCCTGGTATAAAAACTTCCGTATCCTCTCCGTCCTCCTGCTAATTGCCACCGCCATCATTGTGATCTGGTACTGGTAA
- a CDS encoding alcohol dehydrogenase, translating to MKAIQIAKAGGDFEIVDRDIPQPKENEVLIKVEACGICHSDMFVKEGAWPGIEYPRIPGHEIVGMVEKVGDKVTAWKEGQRVGVGWHGGHCFTCVPCRRGDFIDCENAQITGISYDGGYAEYMVAPHEAVAAIPDDMKSEEAAPLLCAGITVFNALRNTDVRPGDLVGVQGLGGLGHLGVQYAKKMGYRVAAISTSNDKKDLADDLGADYFINAKEKDAAEELQKLGGAKVILATAPSGKAISSVINGLGVKGQLMVIAAANDNIEVSSLQLIPGSKSIGGWASGTARDSEDTLNFSAQTHVLPMIETYPLEKAAEAYDRMINNEARFRVVLQIAKD from the coding sequence ATGAAAGCAATACAAATAGCCAAAGCGGGCGGCGACTTTGAAATAGTTGATCGCGATATTCCTCAACCTAAAGAAAATGAAGTCCTCATTAAAGTAGAGGCTTGTGGTATCTGTCACAGTGATATGTTCGTGAAAGAAGGGGCCTGGCCGGGCATTGAATATCCGCGCATCCCCGGGCACGAGATTGTTGGCATGGTCGAAAAGGTGGGTGACAAAGTTACTGCCTGGAAAGAGGGCCAGCGCGTAGGGGTAGGCTGGCATGGCGGGCATTGTTTTACGTGTGTACCTTGCCGTCGTGGCGATTTTATAGACTGCGAGAATGCTCAGATAACTGGTATTAGCTATGACGGGGGCTATGCCGAATATATGGTTGCGCCTCATGAGGCTGTAGCAGCTATTCCTGATGATATGAAGTCAGAGGAAGCGGCTCCTCTGTTATGTGCAGGGATTACCGTATTCAATGCCTTAAGAAATACTGATGTACGGCCGGGAGATCTGGTGGGCGTGCAGGGTCTTGGCGGACTGGGACACCTGGGGGTACAGTATGCTAAAAAGATGGGGTATCGTGTGGCGGCGATTTCTACCAGTAACGATAAAAAGGATCTGGCAGATGACCTTGGGGCTGATTACTTCATAAATGCGAAGGAAAAAGATGCTGCAGAAGAGCTGCAGAAGCTTGGAGGGGCTAAGGTGATACTGGCCACCGCCCCCAGTGGTAAGGCGATCAGTAGTGTGATTAACGGGCTGGGAGTAAAGGGCCAGCTTATGGTGATAGCTGCTGCCAATGATAATATAGAGGTCTCTTCTCTGCAGCTTATTCCGGGCAGCAAATCAATAGGGGGCTGGGCCAGTGGTACGGCGCGCGACTCTGAAGACACACTCAACTTCAGTGCTCAGACCCATGTGTTGCCAATGATTGAAACTTACCCGCTTGAGAAGGCGGCTGAAGCGTATGATCGCATGATCAATAATGAAGCACGTTTCAGGGTAGTGTTGCAGATCGCAAAAGACTGA
- the treF gene encoding alpha,alpha-trehalase TreF: MLKTTFKATCSLWALLCFITPACTTETAEQTTIEVTETDFYASQLFHDVQMARVFEDSKTFVDCTPKSNAGEIATLYLQQKETEGFELAAFVQEHFTMPETHGTDFTSDTSRSMQEHIRELWPVLTREPDAYNPRSSLLPLPNAYIVPGGRFREIYYWDSYFTMEGLMISDQEDMALNMVRNFAYLIDSLGFIPNGNRDYYLGRSQPPFFSLMAGLVTEDDRDLMEELLPAMQKEYDFWMAGADGILEGEAYRRVVKMTDGSVLNRYFDDKPGPRPESYREDYELVHSLDNPDTAAMYTHLRAGAESGWDYSSRWLADKQNLNTIHTTDIIPVDLNALLYHMEKRLAQGYDWGGDVERSKNYLQKAERRRKAIMTYLWDEEEGFFVDFDFKKNEPTGVLSMAGAYPLFFNIPDKKEGKKAAARLVADFLKDGGFITTLNETGQQWDAPNGWAPLQWLGVNGLYNYGMDEEAVSAAERWLERNREVYKATGKMMEKYNVVNIGLLAGGGEYGLQDGFGWTNGTALALMRILQDKKEMENMISDQD, translated from the coding sequence ATGCTGAAAACAACATTCAAAGCTACCTGTAGCTTATGGGCCCTACTGTGCTTTATTACCCCCGCCTGCACCACCGAAACAGCCGAGCAGACCACTATAGAGGTAACTGAGACTGACTTTTACGCTTCGCAGCTCTTCCATGATGTACAAATGGCCCGCGTCTTTGAAGACTCCAAAACCTTTGTAGACTGCACTCCTAAGTCCAACGCCGGAGAAATTGCCACCCTCTACCTGCAGCAAAAAGAAACCGAGGGGTTTGAGCTCGCTGCTTTTGTGCAGGAGCACTTCACCATGCCTGAAACCCACGGCACGGATTTTACTTCAGACACCAGCCGCAGCATGCAGGAACATATCAGGGAACTCTGGCCCGTACTTACTCGTGAGCCGGATGCCTACAACCCACGGTCAAGCCTCCTCCCCCTGCCCAATGCCTACATAGTACCTGGTGGTCGCTTCAGGGAAATTTACTACTGGGACAGCTACTTTACCATGGAAGGCCTCATGATCAGCGATCAGGAAGACATGGCGCTGAATATGGTACGCAACTTTGCCTACCTGATAGACAGCCTGGGCTTTATCCCTAACGGCAACCGGGACTACTACCTCGGCCGGTCACAGCCTCCCTTTTTCAGCCTGATGGCCGGCCTGGTAACTGAAGATGACCGCGACCTGATGGAGGAGTTGCTTCCTGCCATGCAAAAAGAGTATGACTTCTGGATGGCAGGTGCCGATGGCATACTCGAAGGAGAAGCCTACCGCCGGGTGGTGAAGATGACCGATGGAAGCGTCCTCAACAGGTATTTTGACGATAAGCCCGGCCCCAGGCCCGAAAGCTACCGTGAAGACTACGAGCTGGTGCACTCCCTGGATAATCCTGATACGGCAGCTATGTATACCCATCTGCGGGCAGGGGCTGAGTCCGGCTGGGACTACAGCAGCCGCTGGCTGGCCGATAAGCAGAACCTTAATACCATCCACACTACCGACATCATTCCGGTAGACCTGAACGCCCTCCTCTATCATATGGAGAAGCGGCTGGCCCAGGGCTATGACTGGGGCGGTGATGTAGAACGATCTAAGAACTACCTGCAAAAGGCCGAACGAAGACGGAAAGCTATAATGACCTATCTATGGGATGAAGAAGAAGGCTTTTTCGTAGATTTCGATTTCAAAAAAAATGAGCCGACAGGCGTATTATCCATGGCCGGTGCTTACCCGCTGTTTTTTAACATACCTGACAAGAAAGAAGGAAAAAAAGCTGCGGCCAGGCTGGTTGCTGACTTCCTCAAAGACGGAGGCTTTATTACAACTCTCAATGAAACAGGCCAGCAGTGGGACGCACCCAACGGATGGGCACCGCTGCAGTGGCTAGGCGTGAACGGACTCTATAATTATGGCATGGATGAAGAGGCCGTGTCAGCTGCCGAAAGATGGCTTGAGCGCAATCGTGAAGTGTACAAGGCCACCGGCAAGATGATGGAAAAATACAATGTGGTGAATATCGGACTTCTCGCCGGAGGTGGTGAATATGGCCTGCAGGACGGCTTCGGCTGGACCAACGGCACCGCATTGGCCCTTATGCGCATACTGCAAGACAAGAAGGAGATGGAAAACATGATCTCAGACCAAGATTAA